A window of Equus przewalskii isolate Varuska chromosome 18, EquPr2, whole genome shotgun sequence contains these coding sequences:
- the CEP19 gene encoding centrosomal protein of 19 kDa: protein MTCTAKKCGIRFQPPAIILIYENEMKGKSRQRIMPVRNFSKFSDCSRAAEQLKNNPRHKSYLERVSLRQLEKLFTFLRGYLWGQSLAETMEQIQRETTIDPEEDLNKLDDKELAKRKSIMDELFEKNQKKKDDPNFVYDVEVEFPQDEQLQSCGWDTESADEF from the exons ATGACATGCACTGCCAAGAAATGTGGAATTCGGTTCCAGCCTCCAGCTATTATCTTAATCtatgagaatgaaatgaagggaaaaagtcGCCAGCGCATCATGCCAGTCCGAAACTTTTCGAAGTTTTCAG ACTGCAGCAGAGCCGCTGAACAATTAAAGAATAATCCACGACACAAGAGTTACCTGGAACGAGTATCCCTGAGGCAGCTAGAGAAGTTATTCACTTTTTTACGAGGTTACTTGTGGGGCCAGAGTTTGGCAGAAACAATGGAACAAATTCAACGGGAAACAACCATTGATCCTGAGGAAGACCTGAACAAACTAGATGACAAGGAACTTGCCAAAAGGAAGAGCATCATGGATGAACTttttgagaaaaatcagaagaagaaGGATGATCCAAATTTTGTTTATGACGTTGAAGTTGAGTTCCCACAGGATGAACAACTGCAGTCCTGCGGCTGGGACACGGAGTCAGCTGACGAGTTCTGA